A genomic region of Peromyscus eremicus chromosome 19, PerEre_H2_v1, whole genome shotgun sequence contains the following coding sequences:
- the Spmip10 gene encoding testis-expressed protein 43 → MALEKDACPTSPKLDDSGAAGNESKPANKCDDVHLPRFSIKQSMFPSRYVMPWKENMKFRNVNLQQADACGIYAGPLEDSLFWGHSERLCHGEDRKVIMKKGPPEIKIADMPLHSPLSRYQSTVISHGFRRRLI, encoded by the exons ATGGCTTTGGAAAAAGATGCCTGTCCCACTTCACCGAAACTGGACGACAGTGGTGCAGCAGGGAACGAATCTAAGCCTGCCAATAA GTGTGATGACGTTCACTTGCCACGGTTCTCAATAAAGCAAAGCATGTTCCCATCACGTTACGTTATGCCttggaaagaaaacatgaaattcaGGAATGTGAATCTGCAG CAAGCAGATGCGTGTGGGATCTATGCTGGCCCCTTGGAAGATTCTCTGTTCTGGGGTCACAGTGAGCGGCTTTGCCATGGGGAAGATCGGAAAGTCATCATGAAGAAAGGCCCACCGGAGATAAAGATTGCCGACATGCCTTTGCATTCGCCTCTCTCCAGATACCAGAGCACCGTGATCTCCCATGGCTTCAGGAGGCGACTGATCTAA